The proteins below are encoded in one region of Gallus gallus isolate bGalGal1 chromosome 12, bGalGal1.mat.broiler.GRCg7b, whole genome shotgun sequence:
- the LOC112533354 gene encoding uncharacterized protein LOC112533354 isoform X1 — protein MEQRSPSLPREAWLEKPRASRTSMAQHGPRKVCGVQPLQGPVDSAEDPSASVVSPQEEDPLSCIRACCTRRPQAQAQKLSFLACVRTACTAALKDREAHKHLSACASEVAQCIEELLQEEPADRLDTELRQQAMSAIATMSSAWLLPEKQKNSLLCACLSSVLHLPGYEADTDLDMATYTETMEALHRLLQVLVGSAGTSVLMELQNILELLLPFTTCQLAAVEERAVACIARLLAFCNTCPLPELCFCFTRAAVFQHNCQENQRLPVLGKLAGHLILCCSSTDERTRDEAMKAIHQLFTFITAPGLLPKQKEPKMPQPWDSQQTLLPQEVSHEDRARNVFEVLRKCLLYPETVNILLTAIESMTAPGLHSTQLAAHMVDVLTAKARFPPREVRKIVNVIYSSLPSIRAQPALKSLGRALLVLVSKFPREMVTSLLVCSPTCTRVAVIMWREMLSEPPAVEKVLQQLLPVLRNHSLHHTSPFIKDWPRVLALAAAKVLPEILQLPLVLKEAEAIFPQLFLALLLQVSFTVNLTQQEVEIFFEAHQQHQLTPIRAVVQSLKVLLCSVGLQRQMEAIQEQGGWDALLSTVTHLQGVQVVARVMRELPGALRDPIFHHLVELLSTSFFYSWETVAMVFLIEVSTSCRSGELEAATPLVARVLLPPSGPGLAMPCCLSPSGLLDPALRAACVADAGLRGPQQRAAPHHDTLYHLSAEPERGHAAAGAQGHSEAEPEAGHGEQGRPGMPQVPQVGLGLPWGCSRAICSSAPLHAVRSWCSLPIPLLPAVHGAGTGVVLPSLCLLLYLKEGVFFPQARPMIIFLPCVMELLQDADSDIRAVALPILSNLLQLLEGVKLSLMALALAGKLPALINDESSTVRQLSIDLFLETLNYVEDQEKRKMQEEVCRSLVLLYLHLHDEEESVAKASQKALLGAARFLRWRRLEHLVQTAQFWQIGECMVCTFPHPTTGSGPPCANPALFPLQLDKRRRRSAAQEYLGQSLLYLQSPQESLRREAVRFIGLLGQHMRDQEQAETEYIYQRESGSAMSGQPAGNVPVPCSLLSEGTAGRPAGTQLSSSLCSSLISGLQEAQQDPSPFVSSLALQTLKILKETRPRPPQGDFGQLFSRLRSAWRRWRSSRAHR, from the exons ATGGAACAGAGATCCCCGAGCCTACCCCGAGAGGCCTGGCTGGAGAAGCCTAGGGCATCCCGCACCTCCATGGCCCAGCACGGGCCTCGTAAGGTGTGTGGGGTGCAGCCCCTGCAGGGGCCCGTGGACTCAGCTGAGGATCCTTCAGCCTCCGTCGTGTCACCGCAGGAGGAGGATCCCCTGAGCTGCATCCGTGCCTGCTGCACACGCAGACCCCAG gcacaggcacagaagCTGAGCTTTCTGGCCTGCGTCCGCACCGCCTGCACAGCTGCCCTCAAGGACAGAGAGGCTCACAAGCACCTGAGTGCCTGCGCATCAGAGGTGGCGCAGTGCATTGAG gagctgctgcaggaggagcccgCCGACCGCCTGGACACAGAGCTGCGGCAGCAGGCCATGAGCGCCATCGCCACCATGAG CAGTGCGTGGCTGCttccagagaagcagaagaacagTCTCCTGTGTGCCTGCCTCAGCAGCGTCCTCCACCTCCCCGGCTATGAGGCTGACACGGACCTGGACATGGCAACCTACACGGAG ACCATGGAAGCCCTGCACCgcctgctgcaggtgctggtgGGCAGCGCCGGCACCTCTGTCCTCATGGAGCTGCAGAACATCTTGGAG ctcctgctgcccttcACCACGTGCCAGCTGGCGGCCGTGGAGGAGAGGGCCGTGGCGTGCATTGCCAGGCTGCTCGCCTTCTGCAACACCTGCCCCTTGCCCGAG TTGTGCTTCTGCTTCACGAGAGCTGCAGTGTTCCAGCACAACTGCCAGGAGAACCAACGCCTCCCCGTGCTGGGGAAGCTGGCCGGACACCtcatcctgtgctgcagctccacggACGAGAGGACCAGAGATGAGGCGATGAAGGCTATCCATCAGCTTTTCACCTTCATCACCGCCCCAG GATTGTTGCCGAAGCAGAAGGAGCCCAAGATGCCACAGCCCTGGGACAGCCAGCAAACTCTGCTCCCCCAGGAGGTTTCCCATGAGGACAGAGCCAGAAATGTCTTTGAG GTGCTTCGGAAATGCCTCCTGTACCCCGAAACGGTCAATATCTTACTCACAGCCATCGAGAGTATGACAGCGCCGGGCCTCCACAGCACCCAGCTGGCTGCCCACATGGTGGATGTCCTCACAGCAAAGGCTCGCTTCCCTCCACGGGAG GTGCGAAAGATCGTGAACGTGATCTACAGCAGCCTGCCTTCCATCAGAGCCCAGCCGGCTCTCAAAAGCCTGGGCAGGGCCCTGCTCGTGCTGGTCAGCAAATTCCCAAGGGAGATGGTTACCAGCCTGCTGGTCTGCTCCCCCACCTGCACCAG GGTCGCTGTCATCATGTGGAGGGAAATGCTCTCGGAGCCCCCGGCCGTGGagaaggtgctgcagcagctgctcccagtgctcagaAACCATTCTCTGCACCACACGTCCCCTTTCATCAAGGACTGGCCACGCGTCCTCGCCCTGGCC GCAGCAAAGGTCCTACCGGAGATACTCCAGCTACCTCTGGTCCTGAAGGAGGCCGAAGCCATCTTCCCCCAGCTCTTCCTGGCCCTCCTCCTGCAAGTGTCCTTCACCGTGAACCTGACACAGCAGGAGGTGGAAATCTTCTTCGAGGcgcaccagcagcaccagctcacTCCCATCAG ggctgtggtgcagtcCTTgaaggtgctgctctgcagcgtGGGCCTCCAGAGGCAGATGGAGGCCATCCAGGAGCAGGGCGGCTGGGACGCGCTTCTCAGCACTGTGACCCACCTCCAGGGTGTACAGGTGGTGGCCAG GGTGATGAGAGAGCTGCCTGGTGCTCTGCGTGACCCCATCTTCCACCACCTGGttgagctgctcagcaccagcttCTTCTACTCCTGGGAGACGGTGGCCATGGTCTTCCTCATTGAGGTGAGCACCAGCTGCAGAAGCGGTGAACTTGAGGCTGCAACGCCACTGGTGGCACGagtcctgctgcctccctcGGGACCAGGCTTGGCCATGCCTTGCTGTCTTTCCCCAAGCGGGTTGCTGGATCCAGCACTAAGAGCCGCGTGTGTTGCAGATGCTGGACTGCGTGGACCTCAACAAAGAGCTGCACCGCATCATGATACTCTTTACCACCTATCTGCAGAGCCAGAGCGTGGgcatgcagcagctggtgctcaGGGGCATTCTGAAGCTGAGCCAGAGGCAGGACACGGTGAGCAGGGGCGGCCAGGAATGCCACAGGTGCCACAGGTCGGGCTAGGCCTGCCATGGGGCTGTAGCAGAGCcatctgcagctcagcacctctCCATGCAGTGAGGAGCTGGTGCTCGCTGCCCATCCCATTGCTGCCTGCTGTCCACGGGGCTGGTACTGGAGTGGTTTTGCCCTCACTGTGCTTGCTGCTCTACCTAAAGGAAGGGGTGTTCTTCCCACAGGCAAGGCCAATGATCATCTTCCTGCCGTGCgtcatggagctgctgcaggacgCAGACAGCGACATCCGTGCCGTGGCCTTACCAATACTCAGcaacctgctgcagctcctggagggGGTCAAGCTCAGCCTCATGGCTCTGGCTCTGGCCGGCAAGCTCCCAGCGCTCATTAATGAT GAGTCCAGCACGGTGCGGCAGCTCTCCATCGACCTCTTCCTCGAAACGCTCAACTACGTGGAGGAccaagaaaagaggaagatgcAGGAGGAGGTGTGCAGGAGCCTGGTCCTGCTGTATCTGCACCTGCATGATGAGGAAGAGAGCGTGGCCAAG GCCTCCCAGAAAGCCCTCCTTGGTGCCGCACGGTTCCTGCGCTGGAGGCGGCTGGAGCACCTGGTACAGACAGCACAGTTCTGGCAGATTGGCGAGTGCATGGTATGCACATTCCCACACCCCACGACAGGGTCGGGACCGCCCTGCGCTAACCCTGCGCTCTTCCCACTCCAGCTggacaagaggaggaggaggagtgcaGCACAGGAGTACCTGGGCCAGAGCCTGCTCTACCTACAGAGCCCGCAGGAGTCCCTGCGGCGGGAGGCCGTGAGGTTCATCG GACTCTTAGGGCAGCACATGAGGGATCAGGAGCAGGCTGAGACAGAGTACATCTACCAACGTGAGTCAGGGAGTGCGATGTCCGGACAGCCGGCAGGCAACGTGCCTGTCCCCTGCTCCCTCCTATCGGAGGGGACGGCTGGGCGCCCTGCAGGTACACAGCTGTCATCGAGCCTCTGTTCCTCTCTTATCTCAGGCCTTCAGGAAGCGCAGCAAGACCCCAGTCCATTTGTCTCTTCGCTGGCCCTTCAGACACTGAAGATCCTGAAGGAAACGAGGCCACGTCCACCGCAAGGAGACTTTGGGcagctcttctccaggctccGCAGCGCGTGGAGAAGGTGGCGCTCCTCTCGGGCACACCGCTGA
- the LOC112533354 gene encoding maestro heat-like repeat-containing protein family member 7 isoform X6, which translates to MEQRSPSLPREAWLEKPRASRTSMAQHGPRKVCGVQPLQGPVDSAEDPSASVVSPQEEDPLSCIRACCTRRPQAQAQKLSFLACVRTACTAALKDREAHKHLSACASEVAQCIEELLQEEPADRLDTELRQQAMSAIATMSSAWLLPEKQKNSLLCACLSSVLHLPGYEADTDLDMATYTETMEALHRLLQVLVGSAGTSVLMELQNILELLLPFTTCQLAAVEERAVACIARLLAFCNTCPLPELCFCFTRAAVFQHNCQENQRLPVLGKLAGHLILCCSSTDERTRDEAMKAIHQLFTFITAPGLLPKQKEPKMPQPWDSQQTLLPQEVSHEDRARNVFEVLRKCLLYPETVNILLTAIESMTAPGLHSTQLAAHMVDVLTAKARFPPREVRKIVNVIYSSLPSIRAQPALKSLGRALLVLVSKFPREMVTSLLVCSPTCTRVAVIMWREMLSEPPAVEKVLQQLLPVLRNHSLHHTSPFIKDWPRVLALAAAKVLPEILQLPLVLKEAEAIFPQLFLALLLQVSFTVNLTQQEVEIFFEAHQQHQLTPIRAVVQSLKVLLCSVGLQRQMEAIQEQGGWDALLSTVTHLQGVQVVARVMRELPGALRDPIFHHLVELLSTSFFYSWETVAMVFLIEMLDCVDLNKELHRIMILFTTYLQSQSVGMQQLVLRGILKLSQRQDTARPMIIFLPCVMELLQDADSDIRAVALPILSNLLQLLEGVKLSLMALALAGKLPALINDESSTVRQLSIDLFLETLNYVEDQEKRKMQEEVCRSLVLLYLHLHDEEESVAKASQKALLGAARFLRWRRLEHLVQTAQFWQIGECMLDKRRRRSAAQEYLGQSLLYLQSPQESLRREAVRFIGLLGQHMRDQEQAETEYIYQRLQEAQQDPSPFVSSLALQTLKILKETRPRPPQGDFGQLFSRLRSAWRRWRSSRAHR; encoded by the exons ATGGAACAGAGATCCCCGAGCCTACCCCGAGAGGCCTGGCTGGAGAAGCCTAGGGCATCCCGCACCTCCATGGCCCAGCACGGGCCTCGTAAGGTGTGTGGGGTGCAGCCCCTGCAGGGGCCCGTGGACTCAGCTGAGGATCCTTCAGCCTCCGTCGTGTCACCGCAGGAGGAGGATCCCCTGAGCTGCATCCGTGCCTGCTGCACACGCAGACCCCAG gcacaggcacagaagCTGAGCTTTCTGGCCTGCGTCCGCACCGCCTGCACAGCTGCCCTCAAGGACAGAGAGGCTCACAAGCACCTGAGTGCCTGCGCATCAGAGGTGGCGCAGTGCATTGAG gagctgctgcaggaggagcccgCCGACCGCCTGGACACAGAGCTGCGGCAGCAGGCCATGAGCGCCATCGCCACCATGAG CAGTGCGTGGCTGCttccagagaagcagaagaacagTCTCCTGTGTGCCTGCCTCAGCAGCGTCCTCCACCTCCCCGGCTATGAGGCTGACACGGACCTGGACATGGCAACCTACACGGAG ACCATGGAAGCCCTGCACCgcctgctgcaggtgctggtgGGCAGCGCCGGCACCTCTGTCCTCATGGAGCTGCAGAACATCTTGGAG ctcctgctgcccttcACCACGTGCCAGCTGGCGGCCGTGGAGGAGAGGGCCGTGGCGTGCATTGCCAGGCTGCTCGCCTTCTGCAACACCTGCCCCTTGCCCGAG TTGTGCTTCTGCTTCACGAGAGCTGCAGTGTTCCAGCACAACTGCCAGGAGAACCAACGCCTCCCCGTGCTGGGGAAGCTGGCCGGACACCtcatcctgtgctgcagctccacggACGAGAGGACCAGAGATGAGGCGATGAAGGCTATCCATCAGCTTTTCACCTTCATCACCGCCCCAG GATTGTTGCCGAAGCAGAAGGAGCCCAAGATGCCACAGCCCTGGGACAGCCAGCAAACTCTGCTCCCCCAGGAGGTTTCCCATGAGGACAGAGCCAGAAATGTCTTTGAG GTGCTTCGGAAATGCCTCCTGTACCCCGAAACGGTCAATATCTTACTCACAGCCATCGAGAGTATGACAGCGCCGGGCCTCCACAGCACCCAGCTGGCTGCCCACATGGTGGATGTCCTCACAGCAAAGGCTCGCTTCCCTCCACGGGAG GTGCGAAAGATCGTGAACGTGATCTACAGCAGCCTGCCTTCCATCAGAGCCCAGCCGGCTCTCAAAAGCCTGGGCAGGGCCCTGCTCGTGCTGGTCAGCAAATTCCCAAGGGAGATGGTTACCAGCCTGCTGGTCTGCTCCCCCACCTGCACCAG GGTCGCTGTCATCATGTGGAGGGAAATGCTCTCGGAGCCCCCGGCCGTGGagaaggtgctgcagcagctgctcccagtgctcagaAACCATTCTCTGCACCACACGTCCCCTTTCATCAAGGACTGGCCACGCGTCCTCGCCCTGGCC GCAGCAAAGGTCCTACCGGAGATACTCCAGCTACCTCTGGTCCTGAAGGAGGCCGAAGCCATCTTCCCCCAGCTCTTCCTGGCCCTCCTCCTGCAAGTGTCCTTCACCGTGAACCTGACACAGCAGGAGGTGGAAATCTTCTTCGAGGcgcaccagcagcaccagctcacTCCCATCAG ggctgtggtgcagtcCTTgaaggtgctgctctgcagcgtGGGCCTCCAGAGGCAGATGGAGGCCATCCAGGAGCAGGGCGGCTGGGACGCGCTTCTCAGCACTGTGACCCACCTCCAGGGTGTACAGGTGGTGGCCAG GGTGATGAGAGAGCTGCCTGGTGCTCTGCGTGACCCCATCTTCCACCACCTGGttgagctgctcagcaccagcttCTTCTACTCCTGGGAGACGGTGGCCATGGTCTTCCTCATTGAG ATGCTGGACTGCGTGGACCTCAACAAAGAGCTGCACCGCATCATGATACTCTTTACCACCTATCTGCAGAGCCAGAGCGTGGgcatgcagcagctggtgctcaGGGGCATTCTGAAGCTGAGCCAGAGGCAGGACACG GCAAGGCCAATGATCATCTTCCTGCCGTGCgtcatggagctgctgcaggacgCAGACAGCGACATCCGTGCCGTGGCCTTACCAATACTCAGcaacctgctgcagctcctggagggGGTCAAGCTCAGCCTCATGGCTCTGGCTCTGGCCGGCAAGCTCCCAGCGCTCATTAATGAT GAGTCCAGCACGGTGCGGCAGCTCTCCATCGACCTCTTCCTCGAAACGCTCAACTACGTGGAGGAccaagaaaagaggaagatgcAGGAGGAGGTGTGCAGGAGCCTGGTCCTGCTGTATCTGCACCTGCATGATGAGGAAGAGAGCGTGGCCAAG GCCTCCCAGAAAGCCCTCCTTGGTGCCGCACGGTTCCTGCGCTGGAGGCGGCTGGAGCACCTGGTACAGACAGCACAGTTCTGGCAGATTGGCGAGTGCATG CTggacaagaggaggaggaggagtgcaGCACAGGAGTACCTGGGCCAGAGCCTGCTCTACCTACAGAGCCCGCAGGAGTCCCTGCGGCGGGAGGCCGTGAGGTTCATCG GACTCTTAGGGCAGCACATGAGGGATCAGGAGCAGGCTGAGACAGAGTACATCTACCAAC GCCTTCAGGAAGCGCAGCAAGACCCCAGTCCATTTGTCTCTTCGCTGGCCCTTCAGACACTGAAGATCCTGAAGGAAACGAGGCCACGTCCACCGCAAGGAGACTTTGGGcagctcttctccaggctccGCAGCGCGTGGAGAAGGTGGCGCTCCTCTCGGGCACACCGCTGA
- the LOC112533354 gene encoding uncharacterized protein LOC112533354 isoform X2, whose amino-acid sequence MEQRSPSLPREAWLEKPRASRTSMAQHGPRKVCGVQPLQGPVDSAEDPSASVVSPQEEDPLSCIRACCTRRPQAQAQKLSFLACVRTACTAALKDREAHKHLSACASEVAQCIEELLQEEPADRLDTELRQQAMSAIATMSSAWLLPEKQKNSLLCACLSSVLHLPGYEADTDLDMATYTETMEALHRLLQVLVGSAGTSVLMELQNILELLLPFTTCQLAAVEERAVACIARLLAFCNTCPLPELCFCFTRAAVFQHNCQENQRLPVLGKLAGHLILCCSSTDERTRDEAMKAIHQLFTFITAPGLLPKQKEPKMPQPWDSQQTLLPQEVSHEDRARNVFEVLRKCLLYPETVNILLTAIESMTAPGLHSTQLAAHMVDVLTAKARFPPREVRKIVNVIYSSLPSIRAQPALKSLGRALLVLVSKFPREMVTSLLVCSPTCTRVAVIMWREMLSEPPAVEKVLQQLLPVLRNHSLHHTSPFIKDWPRVLALAAAKVLPEILQLPLVLKEAEAIFPQLFLALLLQVSFTVNLTQQEVEIFFEAHQQHQLTPIRAVVQSLKVLLCSVGLQRQMEAIQEQGGWDALLSTVTHLQGVQVVARVMRELPGALRDPIFHHLVELLSTSFFYSWETVAMVFLIEVSTSCRSGELEAATPLVARVLLPPSGPGLAMPCCLSPSGLLDPALRAACVADAGLRGPQQRAAPHHDTLYHLSAEPERGHAAAGAQGHSEAEPEAGHGEQGRPGMPQVPQVGLGLPWGCSRAICSSAPLHAVRSWCSLPIPLLPAVHGAGTGVVLPSLCLLLYLKEGVFFPQARPMIIFLPCVMELLQDADSDIRAVALPILSNLLQLLEGVKLSLMALALAGKLPALINDESSTVRQLSIDLFLETLNYVEDQEKRKMQEEVCRSLVLLYLHLHDEEESVAKASQKALLGAARFLRWRRLEHLVQTAQFWQIGECMLDKRRRRSAAQEYLGQSLLYLQSPQESLRREAVRFIGLLGQHMRDQEQAETEYIYQRESGSAMSGQPAGNVPVPCSLLSEGTAGRPAGTQLSSSLCSSLISGLQEAQQDPSPFVSSLALQTLKILKETRPRPPQGDFGQLFSRLRSAWRRWRSSRAHR is encoded by the exons ATGGAACAGAGATCCCCGAGCCTACCCCGAGAGGCCTGGCTGGAGAAGCCTAGGGCATCCCGCACCTCCATGGCCCAGCACGGGCCTCGTAAGGTGTGTGGGGTGCAGCCCCTGCAGGGGCCCGTGGACTCAGCTGAGGATCCTTCAGCCTCCGTCGTGTCACCGCAGGAGGAGGATCCCCTGAGCTGCATCCGTGCCTGCTGCACACGCAGACCCCAG gcacaggcacagaagCTGAGCTTTCTGGCCTGCGTCCGCACCGCCTGCACAGCTGCCCTCAAGGACAGAGAGGCTCACAAGCACCTGAGTGCCTGCGCATCAGAGGTGGCGCAGTGCATTGAG gagctgctgcaggaggagcccgCCGACCGCCTGGACACAGAGCTGCGGCAGCAGGCCATGAGCGCCATCGCCACCATGAG CAGTGCGTGGCTGCttccagagaagcagaagaacagTCTCCTGTGTGCCTGCCTCAGCAGCGTCCTCCACCTCCCCGGCTATGAGGCTGACACGGACCTGGACATGGCAACCTACACGGAG ACCATGGAAGCCCTGCACCgcctgctgcaggtgctggtgGGCAGCGCCGGCACCTCTGTCCTCATGGAGCTGCAGAACATCTTGGAG ctcctgctgcccttcACCACGTGCCAGCTGGCGGCCGTGGAGGAGAGGGCCGTGGCGTGCATTGCCAGGCTGCTCGCCTTCTGCAACACCTGCCCCTTGCCCGAG TTGTGCTTCTGCTTCACGAGAGCTGCAGTGTTCCAGCACAACTGCCAGGAGAACCAACGCCTCCCCGTGCTGGGGAAGCTGGCCGGACACCtcatcctgtgctgcagctccacggACGAGAGGACCAGAGATGAGGCGATGAAGGCTATCCATCAGCTTTTCACCTTCATCACCGCCCCAG GATTGTTGCCGAAGCAGAAGGAGCCCAAGATGCCACAGCCCTGGGACAGCCAGCAAACTCTGCTCCCCCAGGAGGTTTCCCATGAGGACAGAGCCAGAAATGTCTTTGAG GTGCTTCGGAAATGCCTCCTGTACCCCGAAACGGTCAATATCTTACTCACAGCCATCGAGAGTATGACAGCGCCGGGCCTCCACAGCACCCAGCTGGCTGCCCACATGGTGGATGTCCTCACAGCAAAGGCTCGCTTCCCTCCACGGGAG GTGCGAAAGATCGTGAACGTGATCTACAGCAGCCTGCCTTCCATCAGAGCCCAGCCGGCTCTCAAAAGCCTGGGCAGGGCCCTGCTCGTGCTGGTCAGCAAATTCCCAAGGGAGATGGTTACCAGCCTGCTGGTCTGCTCCCCCACCTGCACCAG GGTCGCTGTCATCATGTGGAGGGAAATGCTCTCGGAGCCCCCGGCCGTGGagaaggtgctgcagcagctgctcccagtgctcagaAACCATTCTCTGCACCACACGTCCCCTTTCATCAAGGACTGGCCACGCGTCCTCGCCCTGGCC GCAGCAAAGGTCCTACCGGAGATACTCCAGCTACCTCTGGTCCTGAAGGAGGCCGAAGCCATCTTCCCCCAGCTCTTCCTGGCCCTCCTCCTGCAAGTGTCCTTCACCGTGAACCTGACACAGCAGGAGGTGGAAATCTTCTTCGAGGcgcaccagcagcaccagctcacTCCCATCAG ggctgtggtgcagtcCTTgaaggtgctgctctgcagcgtGGGCCTCCAGAGGCAGATGGAGGCCATCCAGGAGCAGGGCGGCTGGGACGCGCTTCTCAGCACTGTGACCCACCTCCAGGGTGTACAGGTGGTGGCCAG GGTGATGAGAGAGCTGCCTGGTGCTCTGCGTGACCCCATCTTCCACCACCTGGttgagctgctcagcaccagcttCTTCTACTCCTGGGAGACGGTGGCCATGGTCTTCCTCATTGAGGTGAGCACCAGCTGCAGAAGCGGTGAACTTGAGGCTGCAACGCCACTGGTGGCACGagtcctgctgcctccctcGGGACCAGGCTTGGCCATGCCTTGCTGTCTTTCCCCAAGCGGGTTGCTGGATCCAGCACTAAGAGCCGCGTGTGTTGCAGATGCTGGACTGCGTGGACCTCAACAAAGAGCTGCACCGCATCATGATACTCTTTACCACCTATCTGCAGAGCCAGAGCGTGGgcatgcagcagctggtgctcaGGGGCATTCTGAAGCTGAGCCAGAGGCAGGACACGGTGAGCAGGGGCGGCCAGGAATGCCACAGGTGCCACAGGTCGGGCTAGGCCTGCCATGGGGCTGTAGCAGAGCcatctgcagctcagcacctctCCATGCAGTGAGGAGCTGGTGCTCGCTGCCCATCCCATTGCTGCCTGCTGTCCACGGGGCTGGTACTGGAGTGGTTTTGCCCTCACTGTGCTTGCTGCTCTACCTAAAGGAAGGGGTGTTCTTCCCACAGGCAAGGCCAATGATCATCTTCCTGCCGTGCgtcatggagctgctgcaggacgCAGACAGCGACATCCGTGCCGTGGCCTTACCAATACTCAGcaacctgctgcagctcctggagggGGTCAAGCTCAGCCTCATGGCTCTGGCTCTGGCCGGCAAGCTCCCAGCGCTCATTAATGAT GAGTCCAGCACGGTGCGGCAGCTCTCCATCGACCTCTTCCTCGAAACGCTCAACTACGTGGAGGAccaagaaaagaggaagatgcAGGAGGAGGTGTGCAGGAGCCTGGTCCTGCTGTATCTGCACCTGCATGATGAGGAAGAGAGCGTGGCCAAG GCCTCCCAGAAAGCCCTCCTTGGTGCCGCACGGTTCCTGCGCTGGAGGCGGCTGGAGCACCTGGTACAGACAGCACAGTTCTGGCAGATTGGCGAGTGCATG CTggacaagaggaggaggaggagtgcaGCACAGGAGTACCTGGGCCAGAGCCTGCTCTACCTACAGAGCCCGCAGGAGTCCCTGCGGCGGGAGGCCGTGAGGTTCATCG GACTCTTAGGGCAGCACATGAGGGATCAGGAGCAGGCTGAGACAGAGTACATCTACCAACGTGAGTCAGGGAGTGCGATGTCCGGACAGCCGGCAGGCAACGTGCCTGTCCCCTGCTCCCTCCTATCGGAGGGGACGGCTGGGCGCCCTGCAGGTACACAGCTGTCATCGAGCCTCTGTTCCTCTCTTATCTCAGGCCTTCAGGAAGCGCAGCAAGACCCCAGTCCATTTGTCTCTTCGCTGGCCCTTCAGACACTGAAGATCCTGAAGGAAACGAGGCCACGTCCACCGCAAGGAGACTTTGGGcagctcttctccaggctccGCAGCGCGTGGAGAAGGTGGCGCTCCTCTCGGGCACACCGCTGA